One window of Candidatus Tiamatella incendiivivens genomic DNA carries:
- a CDS encoding ATP-dependent Clp protease proteolytic subunit, translating into MLFWLLFLIPLLSPTYSYQRLRSARIRLLQVLEKRYGFRFITLIHRQEKIGLLGIPIYRFIDIDDSEAVIRAIRQTPKDQPIALVLHTPGGLVLAAAQIAMALKRHPAKKVVVIPHYAMSGGTLIALSADEIWMDPNAVLGPLDPQLAIDQTFHAPAPSIIKVAQTKGKDTSDKILLMADVAEKALTEIQGFIVELVKDRMGEEGARELAKLLTEGHWTHDYPITFEEAKKLGLDVKDEIPVEIYEFMELFPQAPMNRPGVEYIPHPLIPYKQRSTTS; encoded by the coding sequence ATGCTTTTCTGGCTTCTCTTCCTAATACCACTCCTCTCACCGACCTACAGTTACCAAAGGCTTCGATCAGCACGTATAAGGCTTTTACAAGTCCTAGAAAAGAGATATGGTTTTAGGTTCATCACACTTATACATAGACAGGAGAAAATAGGGCTTTTAGGAATCCCTATTTACCGTTTCATCGACATAGACGATAGTGAAGCAGTGATAAGAGCAATACGTCAAACACCGAAAGACCAGCCTATAGCACTAGTCTTACATACGCCTGGAGGACTAGTGCTTGCAGCAGCACAAATAGCTATGGCATTGAAAAGGCATCCTGCTAAAAAAGTCGTGGTAATCCCTCACTATGCTATGAGCGGTGGAACACTAATAGCATTATCAGCGGATGAAATATGGATGGATCCTAACGCTGTTCTAGGACCCTTAGACCCCCAGTTAGCTATAGATCAAACATTCCATGCACCCGCACCGTCCATAATTAAGGTTGCTCAAACGAAAGGGAAAGATACGTCAGACAAAATTTTGTTAATGGCAGATGTTGCAGAAAAAGCGTTAACTGAGATTCAAGGGTTTATTGTAGAATTAGTTAAGGATAGAATGGGGGAGGAGGGCGCTAGGGAACTGGCCAAGCTTTTAACAGAGGGACATTGGACGCATGATTACCCGATAACCTTTGAGGAAGCTAAGAAACTAGGGTTAGATGTAAAAGACGAGATACCCGTTGAGATATACGAGTTCATGGAGCTCTTCCCACAAGCACCCATGAACAGGCCAGGAGTCGAGTATATCCCTCATCCACTAATACCTTATAAGCAAAGATCTACAACTAGTTAG